A window of Rubricoccus marinus contains these coding sequences:
- the ruvC gene encoding crossover junction endodeoxyribonuclease RuvC, whose protein sequence is MPHARYSLRPLAPEAAPAPLPFPSTVSAMIVLGVDPGTRHTGLGTVTVEGSRERALGASTIHMSGDLDHTIRLQRIYEGVLEAIDAYNPDELAVELPFMGKNAQAMLKLGRAQAAVMLAAMHREVPVAQYAPAEIKKAVVGNGRATKDQVTYMVRQRLALTETYSEDAHDALAIALCHAARRHTGPPAPGGSAKAASGAGRKTGRVRSWSDFIEQNPERLR, encoded by the coding sequence GTGCCCCACGCCCGGTATTCCCTTCGGCCTCTGGCGCCAGAGGCCGCCCCCGCGCCTCTACCCTTCCCCAGCACTGTCTCCGCAATGATCGTTCTCGGCGTCGACCCCGGCACTCGGCACACCGGCCTCGGGACGGTGACCGTCGAGGGCAGCCGCGAGCGGGCGCTGGGCGCGAGCACCATCCACATGAGCGGCGACCTGGACCACACGATCCGCCTCCAGCGGATTTACGAGGGCGTTCTGGAAGCCATCGACGCGTACAACCCCGACGAGTTGGCCGTCGAGCTCCCGTTCATGGGGAAGAACGCGCAGGCGATGCTCAAGCTGGGGCGCGCGCAAGCGGCCGTGATGCTCGCGGCGATGCACCGCGAGGTGCCCGTCGCGCAGTACGCGCCCGCCGAGATCAAAAAGGCCGTCGTCGGCAACGGACGCGCCACGAAGGACCAGGTGACGTACATGGTCCGCCAGAGGCTGGCGCTTACCGAGACGTACAGCGAGGACGCGCACGACGCGCTCGCCATCGCGCTGTGCCACGCCGCGCGGCGCCACACCGGGCCGCCAGCGCCGGGCGGGAGCGCGAAAGCCGCCTCTGGCGCGGGC